From a single Fusobacterium ulcerans ATCC 49185 genomic region:
- the rpiB gene encoding ribose 5-phosphate isomerase B, with product MKIALGADHGGFELKEKVKTHLIKKGYEVLDLGTNSTDSVDYPEFGHTVGHAVVDKKAEFGIVVCGTGIGISIAANKVPGVRAALCTNTTMARLTREHNNANILAMGGRIVGDVLALEMVDIFLTTEFQGGRHENRINKIENI from the coding sequence ATGAAAATTGCTTTAGGTGCAGATCATGGTGGATTTGAGCTAAAAGAAAAAGTAAAAACACATCTTATAAAAAAAGGATATGAAGTATTGGATCTTGGAACTAATTCAACTGACTCTGTAGATTATCCTGAATTTGGTCATACAGTAGGTCATGCTGTTGTTGATAAAAAAGCTGAATTTGGAATAGTTGTTTGTGGAACTGGAATAGGTATCTCTATTGCTGCCAACAAAGTTCCTGGTGTGAGAGCAGCTCTTTGCACTAATACTACTATGGCAAGATTGACTAGAGAACATAATAATGCTAATATTCTTGCAATGGGTGGCAGAATTGTTGGAGATGTTCTTGCTCTTGAAATGGTAGATATTTTCCTTACTACTGAATTTCAAGGTGGAAGACATGAGAATAGAATCAATAAAATAGAAAATATTTAA
- a CDS encoding histidine triad nucleotide-binding protein — translation MATLFTKIINREIPAAIVYETDSVLAFKDINPAAPIHILVVPKKEIPTVNDIAPEDKEIIGDMYLAISKIAKDLGIDEEGYRVITNCNEYGGQEVFHLHFHLLGGKKLGPLLS, via the coding sequence ATGGCTACTCTTTTTACAAAAATAATAAATAGAGAAATTCCAGCAGCTATTGTCTATGAAACAGATAGTGTTCTAGCTTTCAAAGATATTAATCCTGCCGCACCTATACATATTTTAGTAGTACCTAAAAAAGAAATTCCTACAGTAAATGATATAGCCCCTGAAGATAAAGAAATAATAGGAGATATGTATCTGGCTATCAGTAAAATAGCTAAAGATTTAGGAATAGATGAAGAAGGTTACAGAGTTATAACTAACTGTAATGAATATGGTGGTCAGGAAGTGTTCCATCTTCATTTCCATCTTCTTGGAGGGAAAAAATTAGGTCCTCTGCTATCATAA